The Brachyhypopomus gauderio isolate BG-103 chromosome 7, BGAUD_0.2, whole genome shotgun sequence genome has a window encoding:
- the LOC143518343 gene encoding uncharacterized protein LOC143518343, translating into MSQHVSVTNSKCPLCQGSDTVKVNGHRAMCHRCSKSYDIYCFCKACQLERLKSAEADASCRPARCALRAVLLSEECITDPSSPAKGCPFFRACPKCNTLVTHNGRICPNVTCPGCSTLFCFRCIRQMYCRGVGCTIVDNSRSLEALGL; encoded by the exons ATGAGTCAACACGTCTCTGTTACAAATTCAAAG TGTCCACTCTGCCAGGGCTCAGACACCGTGAAGGTGAACGGGCATCGTGCCATGTGCCATCGGTGTTCCAAATCATATGACATTTACTGCTTCTGCAAGGCGTGTCAGTTGGAGAGGCTCAAATCAGCGGAGGCCGACGCCTCCTGCCGTCCGGCCCGCTGTGCCCTCCGCGCCGTCCTGCTGTCTGAGGAGTGCATCACGGACCCTAGCAGCCCAGCCAAGGGCTGCCCCTTCTTCAGGGCCTGTCCCAAGTGTAACACCCTGGTCACGCACAACGGGAGAATATGCCCCAACGTTACATGTCCTGGGTGCAGCACATTATTCTGCTTCCGCTGCATTCGACAGATGTACTGTCGTGGCGTGGGCTGCACTATAGTGGACAACAGCAGGAGTCTGGAGGCTCTTGGTTTGTAG